The DNA region GCGCTACGAGGCGTCGATTATTCCCGGCGCCTGGGAGACGTTATCCGCGGCGCGCCTGCGCAGCCCAGCGCACCAGGTGCGCTCGACCACCGACGAGTTCGTCCGGCAGCTCTCGCGATTGTCGATTGCGTTATTGATCATGTCCTGCGACCATGACCCATTGAACCAAAGCGACTGGGACGTTAACTTTCAAAAGATCGTGCCAGGCTCGCAGGTGCACCGTTTTAAGCACTCAGCGCATGAGCCGCAGATCGAAGAGACCGAGGAGTTTAATCGCGTGCTGACTGAGTTTTTACTTGGAGGTGAAAAATGATCCGACCGATCCGATGGATCGGACCGATCGGTCTGATGTTCTTTGTGATGTTCGCAAGCGTCTGCCACGCCCAGCAACTCACCCGCCTCAAGACCTCCTACAGCGCGCTCACCGCCAACATGGCGGCCTATTGGCTCGCCAAAGAAGCCAAAGTTTTCGAGAAGCACGGGCTCAGCGTTGACGTTGTGCTGATCGAAAGCGGCGTCACCACCGTGCAGGCGCTCACCGCCGGTGAAACGCAGATTGCCATGGGCGGCGGTACTGTGGCGGTCAGCAGCAATTTGGCCGGCAGCGACATTATCTCGATCTCTAGCATCGAAAGCCGCATGCCCTATGCGCTGCTGACGCAGAAGGAGATTCGTTCCTTCGAGCAACTGAAGGGCAAACGGCTGGCGGTATCGCGCTTTGGCAGCGCCTCCGATTTGGCCGCGCGGCTGATTCTGCAACGCTATGGCTTAGTGCCTGATAAAGAGGTGACGATTCTTCAAACCGGCGGCACCAGCACGCGCCTTTCTGCGCTGAGCAAAAAGAGCGTCGATGCCACGGTGCTGACGCCGGAATTTTTCCAAGTGGGCAAGAAGGGCGGCTTCACGATCCTCACCGACCCGACGCAGTACGATATCCCTTTCCCGCAGCTCGAGGTGATCACGACCCGCTCCTATGTAAAAGCGCAGACCGACATCGTGACCCGCTACATGCGCGCCATCGTTGAAGGCATCTACATGGTTAAACAAAACCCGGAGCCCTCGATTGCCGCCTTGAGAAAGTATCTCAAAATCGACGACCGCGAAGCGCTCGAAGACGTCTACAAGCTCTACAAAGAGTTATACCAGCCGATTCCGCATGTCTCCCCCGCCGCCATCCAAACCCAACTTACTTGGATGGCGGAAAAAGATTCGCGCGCCAAAGCCGCCAAGCCCGAGCAGTTCATCGACGGCACGATCATGCGTGAGATCGAGAAGAGCGGCTTCGCGACGAGACTCTACCAGCAGAAATAAGCTGTAGGGACAGGTCGCGACCTGTCCCTACACATTTTCTCTTCTAATCGTCGTCGTCACCGCCGACAGCGTTGACCAAGCCGAACATGCGGTCGTTTAGAATATGCCCGCGGTTTAGGGCGGCCGGAACGAGCCCCCGAAAGGGCATGCGAAAAACACCGTCTAAGGATTTACTTTTCCAAGACCATCGATGGAGGGGTATGACCAAACCCGGTGGATTTTTCGAAAGCGTACGCCATTTGGAGCACGGAAAAATCCATCCGATGGCGGCCAACGATTTGGATGCCCACGGGGAGCCCGTTTGAGCTAAATCCAGCGGGAACTGACATGGCGGGACCGAACGTCGTCGTGATCCAGTAGGCCGATTTCATCCAGTCCAGATAACTCTCCATCTTGATGCCGTCGATTGCATGGGGCCAATCGACCGTTGCGTCGAAGGGCGGCACTTGATTCACAACGCAAACGAGAAATTCATATTTCTCGAAGAACTGGCGCAGGCGCTCGAGCAAGGCGCCATGTCGGGCCATCGCCCGCGCCACCTCAGCGCCGCTTAAACGGCTGCCCGACTCTATCTGCCATACCGCTTCCGGTTTCATTTGCCGGCGGTGCTTTTCGAGCAGCGGGCCAAGTGTGTGAAAATAGTGCCACGCGCGCAGGGTGAGAAAGACCTCGTCCGCGTCAGAGAAATCCGGACAAGTGTCTTCGACCACACAGCCAAGATTTTCAAACGTCTTGCGTTGCTGTGCCAAAACCGCGCGCACCTGCGCGTCCACGGGCAAGCCGCCCAAATCGAGCGACCAAGCGACACGCACCTCTTTGAAATCACGCTCCAGCGGTTGAGCGAATTGATTCAGCTCGGACGGATAACAGAGCGGATCGCGCCCATCGGCGCCCGCCATCGCGCTCAGCAGAAACGCCACGTCAGAGACCGAGCGCGCCATCGGTCCTTTCACCGTGAAGCCAAGAAACGGCAGAGCGGTGGGCGCTGCAGGCACGAGCCCCACCGTCGGCCGCAGCGCAACGATATTGTTGAAATTGGCCGGATTGCGCAGCGAACCCCCAAGATCGCTGCCGCTTGCTAGCGGCAGCAAACCCGCCGCCAGCGCCGCCCCGGCGCCGCCGCTCGACCCACCTGCGGATTTGGTCAAGTCGTAGGGATTAAGAGTCTTGCCATAGACAGCATTGTACGAGTGCGAGCCCATGCCAAACTCGGAAATGTTGGTCTTGCCGATGGGAATCACGCCGGCGCGGCGCAGCCGTTCGGCCAATACGGAATCTTCCTGCGGCATGAAACCTTTGAAAATCAGCGAGCCGCGCGTCATCGGAAAGCCGACGGCGGGATCCAGCTCTTTGAAGGCGAACGGCAGTCCGTGCAGCGGTCCAACACTTTCGCCGCCCGCGAGCCGCCGGTCCGCTTCGTCGGCCAGCGCGAGGCATTGCTCATCCGGCAGCTTGGCGACGATGGCGTTGATCTTTGGATTGAAGCGCTCGATTTGCGCGAGAAAAGCGCCCATCACTTCGCGCGCGCTCACTGCGCGCGCGCGCAGCGCCTGCGCCAGGGCGCGGGCGCTCATAAAACATATTTCGCTAGGTTTGAACAAACTCAATCTACGACGCTTAGATCCCCGGCTCCTTCACCCCCACCGGCGGCGTGCCCTCATTTTTCGTGATCTCTTCAACGTCCCATAGTTTAGAGAACTTAAGTGCGCGCGGGCAGTGGCTGTAGGCTTGCTCCACATCGATCAACAAGCCTTGCAGGATCTCGGCATTCTTGTCGGCGTTGAAAACTTCGAGCTGCGCGCCGTTCATGTCGCTGCGATCGACGATCTTGACCCGGCCATTGATCCGCACCGTGTTGCCAACACCCGGTATGAAGAAAATCAGGCCGACTTTGGGATTACTCTCGATGTTGCCATAGCCATGAAACAACTTGTTGCCTGCGACGTCGGGGAGAAATAGCGGCTTGGCGTTCAACACCTTGGCGAAACCTGGTTTACCGCCCTTGGGTGAGGCGTCACAATCGCCGTCGGTATTGCTAGTCGCCATGACACAGAAGGGGGAATGGCGGATAAAGTCCTGAATCCACGGGTGCATGGTCGGGCGGACTTTGCCCGCGGTGCGTTCCGCAGGGTAACCGAACTTTGCTTGAAAACTAGATGACATAGCTCCCTTCTTTCTCCACAATCAGGCTCGGCCGGTTTTGCGCGACTCGGACTTCATAAGGAACGACGTTGCGCTGCGGATGCGCCACCGAGACAATAGCTTCGCCGACGCGCTTTTCAGACGCGGTGAAATGTATCGCCACAAAAACCATCCGACTAGCACCGTCCCCGCCAAGGTCCAACGCGGTGACATCTCCTTTGAATCTACACCCATCATGCCCGCGATCATAAGCATGATCATAGCGCCTCCTATGATCGCGATCGGCATGACAAAGAAAAAGATCGCACACGCTGAGACAAGCCGGCAAAACCAGACACTTCCCGGGCGGCCTAGCCCCGGGCCGATACTCGAATTGTCACTCGGATCTTGAATCGCTCCGAGCTCCGGAGGAACCGGCAAAGGATTAGACAACGGCATGGGTGGCGGCAAAGCGCCGACCGCTTTCGCTAGCGCCAATGCGGCTCGTTCCTCCGGTACACGATAGTCGACGAATCGGATCGCCGCCAAATCGGCGGGCAGACCTTTCGCCCCAAGGTCGCCAACTAAGATTGGCAATGTAACCTTCCCCAATGCCCGCGCGTACCCCAATTCTTCACGACAAGCTTTTGACTCAAGAGAGTCCACCGACAGCGCAGCCACAAACACATCGGCGCGGCGAATATTGTCGAGTATCGCATCCCACCACCTGTGACCACCGACCAGCTCGCGATCGATCCAGACATCGTGGCCGAGAAACTCTAAAGCGCGGACGATAGCGTCGACACCCACTGCATCGACTCGCGCATAGCTAATGAAGAAGCGTGACATCGGCGATTTGGGTCGGGCGCTAAAGGATTATTTCTTGTCGTCGAGAAAGGTGAGCCGTTCGGCCATCGGTGTTTCCGGAAACACATAGCCACACGATTTGCACGTGCGCAAAGCCGCGTTAGCGTTGAACTCGCTATAGACCGCGGTGACCTGTTCGGGAATATTTCCCTGACTCACCGGACGCGACAACACCACCTCGTCGCAGCTTTCGCAAAACCAGGCGAACTCCTCCTTCTCATCGGCTTTGCGCTTGCGCTCGATCACTAGACCCCAGGTGTTGTCAAAACGGCGCGGCGAATGGGGCATGCCACCGGGCAGCACGAAAATCTCCCCTTCTTTGATGCGAACATTCTGCCGCCGCTCTCCCTGTGGTTTCACCACCAGCTCCATCTCGCCTTGCACTTGATAGAAAAATTCGTCGCCGGGTTGAATATGAAAATCGAGCCGTGTATTCGGCCCGCGCAGGATCATGACGAGAAAATCTTTATGGCTAACCAGCAACTTATTGGTCCGCAACGGCGGATTGAAAAACGATTGGTTTTCCGCCACCCATTTCTTCAGATTGTACGTAGAGAGAAAATCCATGCGTTGGGCCCTCAATACGGTTCGTTGGGAAAGAACTCGGGAAGGTCCTTGCCGATTGTATACCGCGGCAAATTAGTTCCCGTGATTTGCGCCGAATAAAGACCGTCAAAGAAAATCCACCAAACAGACTTGGTCCGAATAATCGTGTCCCAAATCTTATTCTGCATGTCTTTGGTTTTGGAATATTTGTGCACGAACTCTTCGCCCATGCCGCCATGGCCTTCATCGGCTTCGATATGCTCAAGGAACCAGATCAGCTTCTCGCGCGGCAAACCGTAGTGCTTCTCAAAGGCGGGCACGAACATTTTTGCCACGCGCACATTGGTCTGCTCGCCGAGCACGCTGCCCGAGGCGAGCCCTTCCGGTGTGCTGCGATATTTGTTGATGTGCATCAGCATCGTCACGGCCAAAATCGTTGACGGCAACACCGGCGCGTGTTCCAAATCCTCGGCACGCAAACCGAGCGCTTCGCCAAATTGAAGGTACATAGCTTGATGGCCGGTAAACCGGTCGCCCGTGCCACCCATTTCTTCACTAAAGGCCTTTGAGATCGCCTTCTGATCGGCGATGGTCAGGCAGTTGGTGATCCGCTGCGCCGACCACCAGCTTGGAACTTTTTTCAGTTGGTAATCCTGCTTGGCGAAATCGATCAATTGTTCGCGGGTCAATTTGCCATCCACCAATAGTTTTACATACGGGTGATCCAAACGGGCGTTGCGGTCCAAGGCTTCGGCCTTGACCATGCCGATGAACTCGTCCTGGCCGTAGGGTTCCACTCTGTCAAAATCAAATCGCGACATTACTGCTCCATGCTAAGAATTTCACCACAGAGACGCCGCGAACACAGCGGGGAAGGGATTATGAAAATCAATTTTCCAACTCCGTCTTTTTTCCCTCTCTGCGCTCCGTGCCTCCGCAATGAATCATTTTCTTGTTCGCGCCCGGTTATCGAACTGGAACTTGTTGGCGTTGCAGGCAATCTCGACCCGGTTGCCGTCGGGATCGAGAAAACTGATCGAGCGATTGCCGGCGACGATCAGTGTCTCCGGCCCACTGACGACTGGGATCTTGCGGCGTTTGAGGATGGGATAAATCTTATCGATGATGTCGTCGGACTCGACGTAAATACAG from Deltaproteobacteria bacterium includes:
- a CDS encoding pyridoxamine 5'-phosphate oxidase family protein gives rise to the protein MSSSFQAKFGYPAERTAGKVRPTMHPWIQDFIRHSPFCVMATSNTDGDCDASPKGGKPGFAKVLNAKPLFLPDVAGNKLFHGYGNIESNPKVGLIFFIPGVGNTVRINGRVKIVDRSDMNGAQLEVFNADKNAEILQGLLIDVEQAYSHCPRALKFSKLWDVEEITKNEGTPPVGVKEPGI
- a CDS encoding TIR domain-containing protein; translated protein: MSRFFISYARVDAVGVDAIVRALEFLGHDVWIDRELVGGHRWWDAILDNIRRADVFVAALSVDSLESKACREELGYARALGKVTLPILVGDLGAKGLPADLAAIRFVDYRVPEERAALALAKAVGALPPPMPLSNPLPVPPELGAIQDPSDNSSIGPGLGRPGSVWFCRLVSACAIFFFVMPIAIIGGAMIMLMIAGMMGVDSKEMSPRWTLAGTVLVGWFLWRYISPRLKSASAKLLSRWRIRSATSFLMKSESRKTGRA
- a CDS encoding ABC transporter substrate-binding protein — its product is MIRPIRWIGPIGLMFFVMFASVCHAQQLTRLKTSYSALTANMAAYWLAKEAKVFEKHGLSVDVVLIESGVTTVQALTAGETQIAMGGGTVAVSSNLAGSDIISISSIESRMPYALLTQKEIRSFEQLKGKRLAVSRFGSASDLAARLILQRYGLVPDKEVTILQTGGTSTRLSALSKKSVDATVLTPEFFQVGKKGGFTILTDPTQYDIPFPQLEVITTRSYVKAQTDIVTRYMRAIVEGIYMVKQNPEPSIAALRKYLKIDDREALEDVYKLYKELYQPIPHVSPAAIQTQLTWMAEKDSRAKAAKPEQFIDGTIMREIEKSGFATRLYQQK
- a CDS encoding iron-containing redox enzyme family protein — translated: MSRFDFDRVEPYGQDEFIGMVKAEALDRNARLDHPYVKLLVDGKLTREQLIDFAKQDYQLKKVPSWWSAQRITNCLTIADQKAISKAFSEEMGGTGDRFTGHQAMYLQFGEALGLRAEDLEHAPVLPSTILAVTMLMHINKYRSTPEGLASGSVLGEQTNVRVAKMFVPAFEKHYGLPREKLIWFLEHIEADEGHGGMGEEFVHKYSKTKDMQNKIWDTIIRTKSVWWIFFDGLYSAQITGTNLPRYTIGKDLPEFFPNEPY
- a CDS encoding amidase yields the protein MSARALAQALRARAVSAREVMGAFLAQIERFNPKINAIVAKLPDEQCLALADEADRRLAGGESVGPLHGLPFAFKELDPAVGFPMTRGSLIFKGFMPQEDSVLAERLRRAGVIPIGKTNISEFGMGSHSYNAVYGKTLNPYDLTKSAGGSSGGAGAALAAGLLPLASGSDLGGSLRNPANFNNIVALRPTVGLVPAAPTALPFLGFTVKGPMARSVSDVAFLLSAMAGADGRDPLCYPSELNQFAQPLERDFKEVRVAWSLDLGGLPVDAQVRAVLAQQRKTFENLGCVVEDTCPDFSDADEVFLTLRAWHYFHTLGPLLEKHRRQMKPEAVWQIESGSRLSGAEVARAMARHGALLERLRQFFEKYEFLVCVVNQVPPFDATVDWPHAIDGIKMESYLDWMKSAYWITTTFGPAMSVPAGFSSNGLPVGIQIVGRHRMDFSVLQMAYAFEKSTGFGHTPPSMVLEK
- the nbaC gene encoding 3-hydroxyanthranilate 3,4-dioxygenase encodes the protein MDFLSTYNLKKWVAENQSFFNPPLRTNKLLVSHKDFLVMILRGPNTRLDFHIQPGDEFFYQVQGEMELVVKPQGERRQNVRIKEGEIFVLPGGMPHSPRRFDNTWGLVIERKRKADEKEEFAWFCESCDEVVLSRPVSQGNIPEQVTAVYSEFNANAALRTCKSCGYVFPETPMAERLTFLDDKK